GGAGCTGCGCGACACCCGCTGGTCGCTGCTGTACGCCGCGGGCGGTCCCGGCGCGGCCCGTACGACGGCCGCCGGTGCCGCCGCCGAGCACGCCCCCTGGCTGTCGGTGCGCACGGTCGGCGCCGGGCCCGGCGAGGGCCCCGGACCGCTGGCCGACCCGAACGGGCGGCTGCGCCAGGCGCTGGGCCTGGTGCCCGGCAGCTGGGTGCTGATCCGTCCCGACGGCTACTACGCCGCCAGCGGTGCCTCGCTGACCGGCGAGGCGCTGCGGCGGGCCCTGTCCCCGCTGGGGCTGAAGGCCGCCCCTGCCGTGCGCGACGCGGTGCCGACCCCGCAGCCGGCGGCTGCCGGGGTGCGCTGAGCCGGCCCGGGCGGCCTGGGTGCCCGGAGCGGCACAGGGGCCTGGGTGCGCGGGTGTCGCGGGTGCCGCGGTCAGACGCCGACGAGTGCGGCCAGCCGCGCGGACACCGTGCGCAGGACCGCGTCCTGGTGGTCGCTCAGGTAGAAGTGCCCGCCGGTGAAGACCTGCGAGTGGAAGGTGCCCGTGGTGTGGCCCTCCCAGGCCAGCGCCTCGTCGACGGTGACCTTGGGGTCGCTGTCGCCGGTGAACGCCGTGACCGGGCAGCCGACGCTCGCGCCCGGCTGGTAGACGTGCGTCTCCACCGCCCGGTAGTCCCCGCGGATCGTCGGCAGCAGCATCGACCGCATCTCCGGGTCGTCGAGCAGCTCGCTGCCCGCCGCGTTGTGGGACTTGATCTCGGCGACCAGCTCGGCGTCACCCGCCAGGTGCAAGCGCTCGCTGCGGCTGGTCGACGGGGCCCGGCGACCCGAGATGAACAGTTCGACGGGCCCGTTGCCCTGCGCCTCCAGGCGCCGGGTGACCTCGAATCCGGTCACGGCGCCCATGCTGTGCCCGAAGATCGCCAGGGGCTTGTCCCGGTATGCCGCCAGCCCCTCGGTGATCAGGTCGGCCAGCGTCGGTATGTCGGCGATCAGCGGCTCCGTGCGCCGGTCCTGACGGCCGGGATACTGCACGGCCAGCACCTCCACCGCGGGCGCCAGGGCCTTGGCGAGGGGGAAGTAGAAGCTGGCGGAGCCGCCGGCGTGCGGCAGGCAGAGCAGGCGCACCGCCGCGTCGGGGGCCGGACTGAAAACCCGGAACCACTCCGGGTCGCCGCTGTTCCCGTTCATGAATTCTCCGCTCGCTGCTGGTGATGAACCGGCTCCCAGGGTGCCGGGCGGGGCGGCTCGGCGAAACCCGGGACCGGGGGCGGCGGGCGCCGCCTCGAAGGGACTTCGACCGGGTCTCCGCCCAGCCTCCGGCAGACCGGAAGAGCCTGTGGACCGCGGACACCGCCGTACCCCGCCGGCCGCGCGATCCGGCCGTCCCCCCGCCCGGGTCACGCGGTCGCAGGAATGGGGCCGGCGCACCGCATCAGGACCGGGGCCGTCGCCCGTCCCCACGGGACAGCGACGGCCCCGCGTCGCTCCCGGGTCCCGGAAGCGCGCTCCTCGAGAAGGCCTGGAGGGATCGAGAAGTGTTCAAGCGGTTCTCCGGCGGATCCCGGCAGTCTCGAGAGCAAGGGCAAGAGAGGTAGGGCCGATGACGGGTGAGCGAGTGCATCGCAGTACGTACGCGGTGGACGTGGCGGCTCCGGCAGGCGTGGTCTACGGACTGATCGCGGACACCACTCAGTGGCCGCTGTTCGTACCGCCGAGCATCCACGTCGAACGGCTGGACTTCGACGGGATCCGGGACCGGTTCCAGATGTGGGTCACCGCCAACGGGACGGTCAAGTCCTGGCTGTCGCAGCGCACCCTGGACGCCCGGGCCCGCCGCATCGACTTCCACCAGGAGGTCCCGGCCGGTCCGGCCGCCTCCCTGGGGGGTCGCTGGACGGTGGAGGCGCTGGGCGCCGACAGCTCCCGGCTGACCCTGGACCACGAGTTCACCGTGGCCGGGGACCGGCCCGAGGACGTTCAGTGGGTGGAGCGTGCCACTGACACCAACAGCCGCGCCGAGCTGGCTCGGCTGAAGGAGAGCGCCGAGCGCTGGACCCGGCTGGACGCCCTGCTGCTGTCCTTCGAGGAGTCCGTACGGGTGAAGGGCCCGGCCGAGCTCGTCTACGACTTCCTGTACGGCATCGCCGACTGGCCCGGACGCGTCCCGCACGTCCTGCGCGCCGACGTCGCCGAGGAACAGACCGGCGTCCAGGTCGTCCGCATGGACACGGTGTCCGGCACCGGCCCGGCGCAGACCACGGAAGCGGTCCGCATCTGCTTCCCGCACGCCTTGCGGATCGTCCACAAGCAGACCGCTGCGCCGGTCCTGCTGGAGGCGCACACCGGGGAATGGTCGGTGATCCCCGACGAGACGGGCGTCACGGCCGTCGCCCAGCACAACGTGCTGCTGCGCGAGGAGGCCATCGAGCCGGTCCTCGGCCGGGGCACCGGCATCGCCGAGGCCCGTACATACGTACGGGAACTGCTCGGCGCGCAGAGCAGCACCGTCCTCAACCTTGCCAAGCGGCGTGCGGAATCCGCCATTCGAACCCTCTGAACCGGGAGTTGATCAACACCGTGATGACCACCTCCCTGCCCGCCCCGGACACCTCCGCGGCCACGCCCGCCACCGCCGCCGCCTCCCACGAGGCGGCGGCGCTGCGCCGCGCGGCCCGGCTGGAGGCGCTCCTCGGCGACCCGCAGAGCCCCGCCAACCCGCACGGGATCGCAGCGCTGTGCGCCGCGGACTCCCGCGGCGAACCGCCGGCCGAGACCGAGCAGCTGCTGACCGGGACCGGGCTCGCCGCCGAGTTCGTCCCCGCCGAGTTCGGCGGCCGCCTCACCCGCGCCGACCTGCTGGCGAAGGTGCTGCGCCCGGTCTTCCGCCGCGACCTGGCCCTCGGCTTCGGCTTCGGCATCACCTCGCTCTTCGCGAGTGCCGCCGTCTGGGCCGCGGGCAGTGCGCGCCAGCGCGAGCGGACCGCGCAGCTGATGCTCGGCGGCGGCCGGGCCTCGATCGTCCACCACGAGGTCGCCCACGCCAATGCCATCCTGCGCGACGAACTCGTCGCCACCCCGCGCGAGGGCGGCGGCTACACGCTCGACGGCCGCAAGGACGTGATCATGAACGCGGCGCGGGCGGACGCGTACGTCGTCTACGCCCGCACCGCGCCCGAGCGCGGTCCGCGCAGCCACTCCGTCCTGCTCCTGGACCCCGCGGCGCTGGACGCCGAAAGCGTCCGCAAACTGCCCAGGATCCCCACCCCCGGCATGCGCGGAGGACTCTTCTCCGGCCTCGAGTTCACCCACTGCCCGGTCCCGGACGACGCACTCGTCGGACGCCCCGGCGAAGGCGTGACCCTGGCGCTGCGCACCTTCCAGGTCAACCGCTGCCTCATCCCGGGCGTCGCCGTCGCGGCGGCCGACACCGTGCTGCGCTCGGCCGTGCACGCCGCCTCCACCGGGCGCACCGGACCGGTGGCCCGGCGCTGGCACAAGCCGCTCGCCGGGGTCTTCGCCGACGTCCTGGCCTGCGACGCCATGGCCACCGTCGCGCTGCGCGCGCTCAGCCTGCTGCCCGAGCGCGCCCACATCCTGGCCGCGGCGGTCAAGTACGTGGTCCCGGACCTGCTGCGCGAGGACTTGGAGGAGCTCTCCACCGTCCTCGGCGCCCACGGCTACGAACACGGCAGCCCGCGGTACGGATCCCTCGACAAGCTCGTGCGCGACCTGCCGGTCGCAGGCCTCGGCCACACCGGCAACGCCACCTGCCACGCCGTGATCGTCCCCCAGCTGCGCAGCCTCGCCGAGCGCTCCTGGTTCCTGAGCGAGGAGCCGCCGCCCGAGCTGTTCCGCAGCGGGGCGACCCTGCCCGTGCTCGACTACCGGCTGCTGGGCATCGCCAGCGGAGGGGACTTCCTGTCCGCCTCGCTCATCGGCGCGGCCGGGCGCCTGGCCGGCAGTCGCGGAGTCGGCGGCCAGATGGCCCTGCTCAGCGACCTCGCCGAGGGCTTCGTCAACGAGCTGCGGGCACTGCGCGCCCAGTGCGCGGCGCTGCCCGCCGACCGGGCCGCGCTCATGGACCCCGCCGTCGTGATCCTCAGCGACCGGTACTCCCTGATCCAGGCCGCAGCCGCCGTGCTCGGCATCTGGGAGGGACAGGACGGCGCCGACGCCTTCCTCGCCGACCCGGCCTGGGCGATCCTCGCGCTGTCCCGGCTCGCCGGACGGCTCGGCATCACCGTGCCCGATCTGCCCGACAGTGTGCGCCAGCAGGTGCTGGACGAACTCGTCCGCCGGTACCGGGCGGGCCGCAGCTGCGACCTCGACGGCAGCGAGCTCGCCTGATGACCACCGAAACCGCCTCCCCGGTGCTGACCGTACGCGCCCAGAGAGGGGCCCCTTCCATGCCGGACCAGTCCGCACCGGGCGAGCGGACCATCGCGCCGCCCATCCACGTCTCCGGCCCCCGCGGGCCCTGGGAGGAGGTGTACACGAACCTCGAACGCGACGGCAGCGCCGTCGTGTTCGCAACCTGGGGCGAATGGCTGACCGCGGCCGTCTCGGACGCGGAGCTGCGCCCCCTGCTCGGCCGGGACTGGCAGCGCTACCGGCGTACGCAGGACGCGGCGATGCGCTACCGCTTCGTCGCCTCCCGGATGGTGCTGAAGTACACGGCCGCCGCGGCCTTGAGGACGGAACCGGTCGCGCTCGACCTCGCGTACAAAATCGGTGGAAGGCCGTACATCCGCGGATTCGACCAGATCGACGTCAGCCTCAGCCACACCGACGACCTGATCGTGGTCGGTGTCAGCCGCACCGGACGGATCGGCGTCGACACGGAAGCCGCCGGCCGCAAGATGTCCTTCGAGCTCTTCCACGAGCAGATGTGCACCCCCACCGAACACGCCGAACTCACGCGGATGGCGGGGGACCGCCAGGGCTCCGAACTGCTGCGGCTGTGGACCCTGAAGGAGGCCTACACCAAGGCGCTCGGGCAGGGACTGCGGCTCGGCTTCACCGCTTTCGGCTTCGGCCTGGAGAGCGGCGGGCTGCTCGCACCCGACGGCTCCCCGGCCTCCCGGGGCGAATGGGCCTTCGCGACGTACCCGGTGCTCGGCGGCAGCTATCTCGTGAGCACGGCCTGCCACGACACCGGCCTTGACACCGCCCGCGACACCGCCGTCCACACCATGCTCGACGAGGGTTTCATGGGGGCGGTCGAGGAAGGCCTGGCGGGCGTATGAACGGGATGAGCAGCCCGTGTCAGCGTCGTGTCAGCGCCACGTGGCCGCTGCCCGCATACTCGTGCACCTTTCCATGCCCGCACGCAGCCGCCCGAGGAGGGAGCAGATGGCCCTGACCATGACGGTGATCGTCGCTCCCGGCCCGCCGCCCGCGCTCGACCTGTACGGCCCTCTCACCCCCCGGGCCCTGGAGGAGGCGCTCGCCGCGCTGCCGCCGTGCGCCCCGACGCTGCGGCGGCACACCGAGACCCACCACACCCTGCAGCTTCCGCCGCCGCCGTATCCCGCCGGCTCCCTCGCGGACCTGCTGGCAGGGCACCCGCTCGGGGGCGCTGCGTACGGGGCACCCGCCGGCCCGCTCGACGAAGCCGGCGCCACCGCGCCCGAACCCGTGCAGGCCGCGGCCGGCCGAGCCCTTGCGGCGCCGGTGCAGGGCCCGGTCTTCGACCCCCGACGCGCCCCCGAACGTCCCGAACGGCAGCCGCACGGGCAGACGTCCGGACCGGGCGGATCCGTGGCCGAGGCGTCCGCGGTCCCCGTCCCCGCCGCCCCGCTCCAGCGGGACGTCCTGCTCGACGCGCTGGCGCGCCCCGGCACCGGGCTGCACGTCGGCCAGCTGCACTGGCGGTGGCAAGGGCCCCTGGACACCGAGCGGTTCACCGCGGCCTGGCAGTCCCTCGCCGACCGCGAGGCGGTGCTGCGCGCCGCCCTCGCCCGGCCCGTGCGGGACGCCGGCCCGCAGATCGTCGTACATCCGCATGCCGTCCCGGAGGTCCGGCGCCACGAACACGGCTCCACCGACTGGTACGCCCTGCTGGCCACCGAGCGCGCCCGCCCCTTCGACCTGCGCCACCCCGGGCCGCTGCGCATCGCCCTGCTGGACGGACCGCAGGCCACGGACGGCGCCGACCCCTCCACCCGGGTCCTGATCACCTATCACCAGGCGCTGCTGGACCGACGCAGCATCCGCATCCTGCTCGCCGCGTTCTACCGCGCCTACCTCGCCGACGGCCGGGTGCCCGGAGGGCAGCGCCGGCCCGACGTACGCGACCACCTGCACTGGCTGTCCGACCAGGACCTGGGGGCCGCCCGCGCGTTCTGGTCGCAGGCCGCGCCGCCGCCCGATGCCGCGACGCTTCCCGCCCGGCCGGCGGCCCGGACCACCGGCCAGCTGGGCCACGGCCGGACCCGGCAGGTCCTCACCGCCTTCGAGGCCGTCCGACTGCGGGACTGGGCCGCCCTGTGGGGTGCCACCGAGAGCACCGCACTGCACGCCGCCTGGGCGCTCCAGCTCTACCGGCCGGCCGCCGACCTCGACGCGACACCGCGCTCCGTCGCCTTCGCCGTCACCGTCTCGGGGCGCGGCATCCTCCTCGAAGGCGTGGAAGGGCTGCCGGCCCCGCTGCGCAACCCGCTGCCCGTGCACCTCGTCGTCGACCCGGCCGTCACCGTGCCCCGGCTGCTGGCCGAGCTGACCGGTCAGGCACTGGACGCCGCGGCCTACGAGTGGGTCTCGGCCGGGCAGATCCAGGCCTGGGCGGATGCCCCGTCCGCCGGGCGGGTCACTGAAACCCTCATCGTCTTCGAGCCTCCGGTCGACGCGGGCGGGATTCGGCCCGGTTCCCCCGTCCACCGCGAAGCCGCGCAGCGCGAGGAGCTCGCCGCCGGGGGCGTCCGGGTGGACCCGCCCGAGGCCGTCGGCCCGCTCACCGGCGTGCCCTTCACCCTCACCGCCCACCACGAGGCGGACGGCTCCCTGGTGCTGACTGCCGTACACGACCGCACCCGGCTCTCCGACGACGCGGCCGCGCTGATCCTTTCCCAGACCGCCGGGCTGCTGCGCGAACTCCCCTTCCTCGCCGACGCGTCCACCACCGTCGCGGAGGCACTCGGCCTGCTCTCCGGAGCCCGGGTGCCGCCGGTGACCATCCGGCCGTCCGGCACCCTGCGCATGCTGCGCGAGGGCGCCCACCCGGGAGCCGGCACGATCTGCCTGGTCCCGCCGTCCGGTGCGCCGAAGGACTGCTATGACCGGGTCGCCGGCCTGCACCCCGGGCCGGAGGCACTGGCCACCCTGTCCGCGCCCGCCGACGCCGCCGACTTCCTGACCGCCCTGCGCCCCGTGCTCGCGACCGGGGAGCCCCTCGTACTGGGCGGCTTCTCGGGGGCGGGTGCCCTCGCCTGCGAGATTGCCGAGCGGATCGCCGCACACGGCTGGTACCCGCCCCTCGTCGCGGTCGCCGGATCCCCCGACGGCCGCCCGGACTCCGCCGACTCCCTCACCCGGGCGCTCACCTCCGCGACCGCAAGGCGCGGATGAGCCGCTGACCTGCGGATCCGTCCTGTTCGCCGTTCAGTGGCACACCTTCTGACGTCAGTGGCCTTCCACCGCCGCTCAGCCGTGCGCCCAGCGGCCCCTACCAACCTGGAGCACCATGTCACGCCGCCTGTTCACCTCGGAATCCGTCACCGAGGGTCACCCCGACAAGATCGCTGACCAGATCAGCGACACGATCCTCGACGCGCTGCTGCGTGAGGACCCGACCTCCCGCGTCGCCGTCGAGACCCTCATCACCACCGGTCTCGTCCACATCGCCGGTGAGGTGACGACGAAGGCCTACGCGCCGATCGCGCAGCTCGTCCGCGACAAGATCCTCGAGATCGGCTACGACTCCTCCGCCAAGGGCTTCGACGGAGCCTCGTGCGGTGTCTCCATCTCCATCGGCGCGCAGTCCCCGGACATCGCGCAGGGCGTCGACACCGCGTACGAGAAGCGGGTCGAAGGCGAGAAGGAGGACGAGCTCGACCAGCAGGGCGCCGGCGACCAGGGCCTCATGTTCGGCTACGCCTCCGACGAGACCCCCGAGCTCATGCCGCTCCCGATCCACATCGCGCACCGGCTCTCGCGCCGCCTGTCCGAGGTCCGCAAGAACGGGACCATCCCGTACCTGCGCCCCGACGGCAAGACCCAGGTCACCATCGAGTACGACGGCGACAAGGCCGTCCGCCTCGACACGGTCGTCGTCTCCTCGCAGCACGCCTCCGACATCGACCTCGAGGGCCTGCTCACCCCCGACATCCGCGAGCACGTCGTCGAGTACGTCCTGGCCCAGCTGGCCGAGGACGGCATCAAGCTCGACACCGGGGGCTACCGCCTCCTGGTCAACCCGACCGGCCGCTTCGAGATCGGCGGCCCGATGGGCGACGCCGGCCTGACCGGCCGCAAGATCATCATCGACACGTACGGCGGCATGGCCCGCCACGGCGGCGGCGCCTTCTCCGGCAAGGACCCGTCCAAGGTCGACCGCTCCGCCGCGTACGCGATGCGCTGGGTCGCCAAGAACGTGGTCGCCGCCGGCCTCGCCTCGCGCTGCGAGGTCCAGGTCGCGTACGCCATCGGCAAGGCCGAGCCCGTCGGGCTCTTCGTCGAGACCTTCGGCACCCACACCGTCGCCGCCGAGCTCATCGAGAGCGCCATCGCCGAGGTCTTCGACCTCCGCCCGGCCGCCATCATCCGCGACCTGGACCTGCTGCGCCCGATCTACGCCCAGACCGCCGCCTACGGCCACTTCGGCCGCGAGCTCCCGGACTTCACCTGGGAGCACACCGACCGCGCCGATCAGCTCAAGGCAGCGGTCGCTCGCTGACCCCACCTGAAGACCGCCACCCACGCCGCCCCCGCCGACAGCGGGACACCGGCCGCACTCCCGATCAGGAGACCACGTGCGTATCGCGGTGACTGGATCCATCGCAACGGATCACCTCATGGCCTTCCCGGGCCGGTTCGTCGACCAGCTGCTCCCCGACCAGCTGGAACACGTCTCGCTGTCCTTCCTCGTGGACTCCCTCGAGGTGCGGCGGGGCGGGGTGGCGGCGAACATCGCCTACGGGCTCGGCGGGCTGGGCCTCGCCCCGGTCCTCGCCGGGGCGGTGGGCGTGGACTTCCACGAGTACGAGGTCTGGCTCAAGGACCACGGGGTCGACACCAGTGGGGTGTACGTCTCCGGCACCTGCCAGACCGCCCGCTTCATGTGCATGACCGACCAGGACGCCAACCAGATCGCGTCCTTCTACGCCGGGGCCATGACGGAGGCGGTCGAGATCGACCTGCGGTCCCTCGCCGGCCCGGGTGACGCTCCCGTCGACCTGGTGCTGGTGTCGCCCAACGACCCCGCCGCGATGGTCCGCCACACCCGCCAGTGCCGGCAACTGGGCATCGAGTTCGCCGCCGACCCCTCCCAGCAGCTCGCCCGCCTCGACGGCGACGAGGTGCGGGAGCTGGTGACGGGTGCACGCTGGCTGTTCACCAACGCGTACGAGTCCGCGCTGCTGCGCGAGCGCACCGGCTGGGACGAGCAGGACATCCTCGACCGGGTCGGCACCTGGGTGACCACCCTGGGAGCCGACGGCGTCCGGATCCAGAGCAAGGGCGAGCCCGCGCTGACCGTGCCGGCCGTCCCCGGCGTCCGCACCGAGGACCCGACGGGCGTCGGCGACGCCTTCCGGTCCGGCTTCCTCGCCGCCGTCAGCTGGCAGCTCCCGCTGGAGACGGCCGCACAGCTGGGCTGCGCGATGGCGGCCCTGGTCCTCCAGACCGTGGGCCCGCAGGACTACGAGGCCGACGGCGCGGGGCTGCTGGAGACGGTCGCATCGGTGTACGGACCCGCATCGGCCCGGCTGCTGGGCCCGGCACTGAGGAAGCTGACGTGAGCCAGACCAGGGCCGATGCCCTCCGAGAGGCGCTCGCGACCCGCGTGGTCGTCGCCGACGGAGCCATGGGAACGATGCTCCAGGCGCAGGACCCTTCGATGGAGGACTTCCAGCAGCTGGAGGGCTGCAACGAGGTCCTCAACGTCACCCGCCCCGACATCGTGCGCACGGTGCACGACGCGTACTTCGCGGTGGGCGTGGACTGCGTCGAGACCAACACCTTCGGTGCGAACTTCGCGGCACTCGCCGAGTACGACATCCCCGAACGCAATTTCGAGCTGTCGGAGTCCGGCGCCCGGATCGCCCGCGAGGTCGCCGACGAGTACACCGCGAAGAGCGGGCAGCAGCGCTGGGTCCTCGGCTCCATGGGCCCCGGCACCAAGCTGCCCACCCTCGGACACATCGACTACGCGACGATCCGCGACGCCTACCAGGTCAACGCCGAGGGCCTGATCTCCGGCGGGGCCGACGCCCTGCTCGTGGAGACCACCCAGGACCTCCTGCAGACCAAGTCCTCGATCATCGGCGCCCGGCGCGCGATGGAGGCGCTCGGCGTCTCCGTCCCGCTGATCTGCTCCGTGACCGTCGAGACCACCGGCACCATGCTGCTGGGCTCCGAGATCGGCGCCGCGCTCACCGCGCTGGAGCCGCTCGGCATCGACATGATCGGCCTGAACTGCGCCACCGGCCCCGCCGAGATGAGCGAGCACCTGCGCTACCTGGCGCGGCACTCGCGCATCCCGCTCTCCTGCATGCCGAACGCCGGCCTGCCCGTCCTCGGCAAGAACGGCGCCCACTACCCGCTGTCCGCCCCGGAGCTCGCCGACGCCCAGGAGACCTTCGTCCGCGAGTACGGGCTCTCCCTCGTCGGCGGCTGCTGCGGTACGACCCCGGAGCACCTGCGCCAGGTCGTCGAGCGGGTCCGCGCCCTGAGCCCGGCCGTCCGCGAGCCCCGGCCGGAGCCCGGCGCGTCCTCCCTCTACCAGACGGTCCCGTTCCGCCAGGACACCGCGTACATGGCGATCGGCGAGCGGACGAACGCGAACGGGTCGAAGAAGTTCCGCGAGGCCATGCTCGAGGCCCGCTGGGACGACTGCGTCGAGATGGCCCGCGACCAGATCCGCGAGGGCGCGCACATGCTCGACCTCTGCGTGGACTACGTGGGCCGCGACGGCGTCGCCGACATGAAGGAGCTCGCCGGCCGGTTCGCGACGGCCTCGACGCTGCCGATCGTCCTGGACTCCACCGAGGTTCCCGTTCTCCAGGCCGGCCTGGAGAAGCTCGGCGGCCGCGCCGTCATCAACTCCGTCAACTACGAGGACGGCGACGGCCCGGAGTCCCGTTTCGCCAAGGTCACCCGGCTGGCCCAGGAGCACGGCGCCGCGCTGATCGCGCTCACCATCGACGAGGAGGGCCAGGCCCGCACCGCCGAGCACAAGGTCGCCATCGCCGAACGGCTGATCGACGACCTGACCGGCAACTGGGGCATCAACGAGTCGGACATCCTCATCGACACCCTGACCTTCACGATCTGCACCGGTCAGGAGGAGTCCCGGGGCGACGGCACCGCCACGATCGAGGCGATCCGCGAGCTCAAGCGCCGCCACCCCGACGTCCAGACCACGCTCGGCCTGTCGAACATCTCCTTCGGCCTGAACCCGGCCGCCCGCGTGCTGCTGAACTCGGTCTTCCTCGACGAGTGCGTCAAGGCGGGCCTGGACTCGGCGATCGTCCACGCATCGAAGATCCTGCCCATCGCCCGGTTCGACGACGAGCAGGTCGGCACCGCCCTCGACCTGATCTACGACCGCCGCGCCGAGGGCTACGACCCGCTGCAGAAGCTGATGGCCCTCTTCGAGGGCGTCAACACCAAGTCGCTGAAGGCCGGCCGCGCAGAGGAGCTCATGGCGCTGCCCCTCGACGAGCGGCTCCAGCGCCGGATCATCGACGGTGAGAAGAACGGCCTGGAGGCCGACCTCGACGAGGCCCTGCAGACCCGTCCGGCCCTGGACATCGTCAACGACACCCTGCTGGAGGGCATGAAGGTCGTCGGTGAACTGTTCGGCTCCGGCCAGATGCAGCTGCCGTTCGTCCTGCAGTCCGCCGAGGTCATGAAGACGGCGGTCGCCTTCCTCGAACCGCACATGGAGAAGACCGACGACGAGGGCAAGGGCACCATCGTCCTCGCCACCGTCCGCGGAGACGTCCACGACATCGGCAAGAACCTCGTCGACATCATCCTCACCAACAACGGGTACAACGTCGTCAACATCGGCATCAAGCAGCCGGTCTCCGCGATCCTGGAGGCCGCGCAGGAGCACAAGGCCGACGTCATCGGCATGTCCGGCCTGCTCGTGAAGTCGACCGTGATCATGAAGGAGAACCTGGAGGAGCTCAACCAGCGCAAGCTGGCGGCCGACTACCCGGTCATCCTCGGCGGTGCCGCCCTGACCCGCGCCTACGTCGAACAGGACCTCCACGAGATCTACGAGGGCGAAGTCCGCTACGCCCGCGACGCCTTCGAAGGCCTGCGCCTCATGGACGCCCTGATGGGGGTCAAGCGCGGAGTACCCGGAGCCGAGCTCCCGCCCCTGAAGCAGCGCCGCGTGCCCAAGCGGGACACACCTCTCCTGGTGGCGGAACCCGAGGAGGGCGGCCGTTCCGACGTCGCCGTCGACAACCCGGTCCCGGTCCCGCCGTTCTGGGG
The window above is part of the Streptomyces sp. NBC_01296 genome. Proteins encoded here:
- a CDS encoding thioesterase II family protein — encoded protein: MNGNSGDPEWFRVFSPAPDAAVRLLCLPHAGGSASFYFPLAKALAPAVEVLAVQYPGRQDRRTEPLIADIPTLADLITEGLAAYRDKPLAIFGHSMGAVTGFEVTRRLEAQGNGPVELFISGRRAPSTSRSERLHLAGDAELVAEIKSHNAAGSELLDDPEMRSMLLPTIRGDYRAVETHVYQPGASVGCPVTAFTGDSDPKVTVDEALAWEGHTTGTFHSQVFTGGHFYLSDHQDAVLRTVSARLAALVGV
- a CDS encoding aromatase/cyclase, producing the protein MTGERVHRSTYAVDVAAPAGVVYGLIADTTQWPLFVPPSIHVERLDFDGIRDRFQMWVTANGTVKSWLSQRTLDARARRIDFHQEVPAGPAASLGGRWTVEALGADSSRLTLDHEFTVAGDRPEDVQWVERATDTNSRAELARLKESAERWTRLDALLLSFEESVRVKGPAELVYDFLYGIADWPGRVPHVLRADVAEEQTGVQVVRMDTVSGTGPAQTTEAVRICFPHALRIVHKQTAAPVLLEAHTGEWSVIPDETGVTAVAQHNVLLREEAIEPVLGRGTGIAEARTYVRELLGAQSSTVLNLAKRRAESAIRTL
- a CDS encoding acyl-CoA dehydrogenase — protein: MTTSLPAPDTSAATPATAAASHEAAALRRAARLEALLGDPQSPANPHGIAALCAADSRGEPPAETEQLLTGTGLAAEFVPAEFGGRLTRADLLAKVLRPVFRRDLALGFGFGITSLFASAAVWAAGSARQRERTAQLMLGGGRASIVHHEVAHANAILRDELVATPREGGGYTLDGRKDVIMNAARADAYVVYARTAPERGPRSHSVLLLDPAALDAESVRKLPRIPTPGMRGGLFSGLEFTHCPVPDDALVGRPGEGVTLALRTFQVNRCLIPGVAVAAADTVLRSAVHAASTGRTGPVARRWHKPLAGVFADVLACDAMATVALRALSLLPERAHILAAAVKYVVPDLLREDLEELSTVLGAHGYEHGSPRYGSLDKLVRDLPVAGLGHTGNATCHAVIVPQLRSLAERSWFLSEEPPPELFRSGATLPVLDYRLLGIASGGDFLSASLIGAAGRLAGSRGVGGQMALLSDLAEGFVNELRALRAQCAALPADRAALMDPAVVILSDRYSLIQAAAAVLGIWEGQDGADAFLADPAWAILALSRLAGRLGITVPDLPDSVRQQVLDELVRRYRAGRSCDLDGSELA
- a CDS encoding 4'-phosphopantetheinyl transferase family protein produces the protein MTTETASPVLTVRAQRGAPSMPDQSAPGERTIAPPIHVSGPRGPWEEVYTNLERDGSAVVFATWGEWLTAAVSDAELRPLLGRDWQRYRRTQDAAMRYRFVASRMVLKYTAAAALRTEPVALDLAYKIGGRPYIRGFDQIDVSLSHTDDLIVVGVSRTGRIGVDTEAAGRKMSFELFHEQMCTPTEHAELTRMAGDRQGSELLRLWTLKEAYTKALGQGLRLGFTAFGFGLESGGLLAPDGSPASRGEWAFATYPVLGGSYLVSTACHDTGLDTARDTAVHTMLDEGFMGAVEEGLAGV
- a CDS encoding condensation domain-containing protein; translation: MALTMTVIVAPGPPPALDLYGPLTPRALEEALAALPPCAPTLRRHTETHHTLQLPPPPYPAGSLADLLAGHPLGGAAYGAPAGPLDEAGATAPEPVQAAAGRALAAPVQGPVFDPRRAPERPERQPHGQTSGPGGSVAEASAVPVPAAPLQRDVLLDALARPGTGLHVGQLHWRWQGPLDTERFTAAWQSLADREAVLRAALARPVRDAGPQIVVHPHAVPEVRRHEHGSTDWYALLATERARPFDLRHPGPLRIALLDGPQATDGADPSTRVLITYHQALLDRRSIRILLAAFYRAYLADGRVPGGQRRPDVRDHLHWLSDQDLGAARAFWSQAAPPPDAATLPARPAARTTGQLGHGRTRQVLTAFEAVRLRDWAALWGATESTALHAAWALQLYRPAADLDATPRSVAFAVTVSGRGILLEGVEGLPAPLRNPLPVHLVVDPAVTVPRLLAELTGQALDAAAYEWVSAGQIQAWADAPSAGRVTETLIVFEPPVDAGGIRPGSPVHREAAQREELAAGGVRVDPPEAVGPLTGVPFTLTAHHEADGSLVLTAVHDRTRLSDDAAALILSQTAGLLRELPFLADASTTVAEALGLLSGARVPPVTIRPSGTLRMLREGAHPGAGTICLVPPSGAPKDCYDRVAGLHPGPEALATLSAPADAADFLTALRPVLATGEPLVLGGFSGAGALACEIAERIAAHGWYPPLVAVAGSPDGRPDSADSLTRALTSATARRG
- the metK gene encoding methionine adenosyltransferase; protein product: MSRRLFTSESVTEGHPDKIADQISDTILDALLREDPTSRVAVETLITTGLVHIAGEVTTKAYAPIAQLVRDKILEIGYDSSAKGFDGASCGVSISIGAQSPDIAQGVDTAYEKRVEGEKEDELDQQGAGDQGLMFGYASDETPELMPLPIHIAHRLSRRLSEVRKNGTIPYLRPDGKTQVTIEYDGDKAVRLDTVVVSSQHASDIDLEGLLTPDIREHVVEYVLAQLAEDGIKLDTGGYRLLVNPTGRFEIGGPMGDAGLTGRKIIIDTYGGMARHGGGAFSGKDPSKVDRSAAYAMRWVAKNVVAAGLASRCEVQVAYAIGKAEPVGLFVETFGTHTVAAELIESAIAEVFDLRPAAIIRDLDLLRPIYAQTAAYGHFGRELPDFTWEHTDRADQLKAAVAR
- a CDS encoding carbohydrate kinase family protein gives rise to the protein MRIAVTGSIATDHLMAFPGRFVDQLLPDQLEHVSLSFLVDSLEVRRGGVAANIAYGLGGLGLAPVLAGAVGVDFHEYEVWLKDHGVDTSGVYVSGTCQTARFMCMTDQDANQIASFYAGAMTEAVEIDLRSLAGPGDAPVDLVLVSPNDPAAMVRHTRQCRQLGIEFAADPSQQLARLDGDEVRELVTGARWLFTNAYESALLRERTGWDEQDILDRVGTWVTTLGADGVRIQSKGEPALTVPAVPGVRTEDPTGVGDAFRSGFLAAVSWQLPLETAAQLGCAMAALVLQTVGPQDYEADGAGLLETVASVYGPASARLLGPALRKLT